A window of Dickeya zeae NCPPB 2538 contains these coding sequences:
- the ssuE gene encoding NADPH-dependent FMN reductase — translation MRVITLAGSPRYPSRSTALLHHAGKWLEAKGVEVLPWHLHNFPPEDLLNARFDSPPLQTLNEQLASAEGVLVATPIYKASFSGALKTLLDLLPERALEHKVVLPLSTAGSVAHMLAMDYSLKPVLNALKAQEILQGVFADDSQISHYDRTPHFHDVLETRLQEALHLFFQALIRRQPEPLRQSA, via the coding sequence ATGCGCGTTATCACGCTGGCAGGAAGCCCCCGCTACCCTTCCCGGTCAACGGCTTTACTACACCACGCTGGAAAATGGCTGGAAGCCAAAGGCGTCGAGGTGTTGCCGTGGCATCTGCACAATTTCCCGCCGGAAGACCTGCTCAATGCCCGTTTCGACAGCCCGCCGTTGCAAACCCTGAACGAACAACTCGCCAGCGCCGAGGGTGTGCTGGTCGCGACCCCGATTTATAAAGCATCGTTCTCCGGCGCGCTGAAAACCTTGCTGGACCTGCTGCCAGAGCGGGCACTGGAACATAAAGTGGTATTGCCACTGTCTACCGCCGGTTCCGTCGCTCACATGCTGGCGATGGACTACAGCCTCAAGCCAGTGTTAAACGCGCTGAAAGCCCAGGAAATCCTGCAAGGCGTATTTGCCGATGACAGCCAGATAAGTCACTACGATCGCACTCCGCATTTCCACGATGTGCTGGAAACGCGGCTACAAGAAGCGTTGCACCTTTTCTTTCAGGCATTGATTCGCCGTCAGCCTGAACCACTGCGTCAGAGCGCCTGA
- a CDS encoding cell division protein ZapC, translating into MKLTPDDSWRWYFDTEQARLMLDLANGMVFRSRFSSSMLTPDAFTPSVFCVEDAALFFTYQEKCQTLALSAEARAELVLNALVANRFLKPMMPKSWHFVAQPRAQAVVQTGDQVSVQLNERPETANFMVVEAGDKASLCVLAQGQLTLSGKAMQLGDAIKIMHDRLSPAMEENDQTSARYAFAG; encoded by the coding sequence ATGAAATTAACCCCTGATGATAGCTGGCGCTGGTATTTCGATACCGAGCAGGCGCGCCTGATGCTTGATCTGGCCAACGGCATGGTATTTCGTTCCCGTTTCTCTTCTTCAATGCTAACGCCGGATGCGTTTACGCCCAGCGTCTTCTGTGTTGAGGATGCCGCACTGTTTTTCACTTATCAGGAAAAATGCCAGACACTGGCATTATCAGCCGAAGCGCGGGCTGAACTGGTACTGAATGCGCTGGTAGCGAACCGTTTCCTGAAACCGATGATGCCGAAAAGCTGGCATTTCGTGGCGCAACCGCGGGCTCAGGCTGTGGTGCAAACCGGCGATCAGGTTAGCGTTCAGCTTAATGAGCGTCCGGAAACGGCGAATTTCATGGTGGTAGAGGCCGGTGATAAAGCCAGCCTGTGTGTGCTGGCACAAGGGCAATTGACGCTCAGCGGGAAAGCGATGCAACTGGGCGATGCCATCAAAATCATGCACGACCGTCTCAGCCCAGCGATGGAAGAAAACGACCAAACGTCGGCGCGTTACGCCTTTGCCGGTTGA
- the ssuD gene encoding FMNH2-dependent alkanesulfonate monooxygenase produces the protein MSLNIFWFLPTHGDGRYFGRGENSRPVDYSYLQQIAQAADRLGFGGVLIPTGRSCEDSWLVASSLIPVTQRLRFLVALRPGIISPTLAARQAATLDRLSNGRALFNLVTGGDPEELAAEGLFLDHEQRYEASAEFTRIWRRVLEGETVDYDGKHIQVKGAKLHYPPVQQPRPPLYFGGSSDAALDLAAEQVELYLTWGEPPEQVKEKIERVRAKAAAQGRSVRFGIRLHVIVRETNEEAWQAANRLISRLDDDTIAEAQASLKRFDSVGQQRMVALHGGRRDKLEISPNLWAGIGLVRGGAGTALVGDPQTVAQRIQEYADLGIDTFVLSGYPHLEEAYRVGELLFPHLDVAVPEVPQPQPLRSQGEIVGNEFVPLLKAAQS, from the coding sequence ATGAGTCTGAATATTTTCTGGTTTCTGCCTACTCACGGTGACGGCCGCTATTTTGGCCGCGGCGAAAATTCCCGCCCGGTTGATTACAGTTACCTGCAACAGATAGCCCAGGCAGCGGATCGCCTGGGATTCGGCGGCGTGCTGATCCCTACCGGACGCTCCTGTGAAGACTCCTGGCTGGTGGCATCGTCACTGATCCCGGTCACCCAGCGTTTGCGTTTTCTGGTGGCGTTACGACCGGGAATTATCTCGCCAACACTGGCCGCGCGTCAGGCCGCCACGCTGGACAGGCTGTCTAACGGGCGGGCGTTGTTTAATCTGGTGACCGGTGGTGACCCGGAAGAACTGGCCGCTGAAGGCCTGTTCCTTGATCATGAACAGCGCTATGAGGCTTCGGCCGAATTTACCCGCATCTGGCGGCGGGTGCTGGAAGGGGAAACCGTCGATTACGACGGCAAGCACATTCAGGTCAAAGGCGCCAAACTGCACTACCCACCGGTACAACAGCCACGCCCGCCACTGTATTTCGGCGGTTCATCCGATGCGGCGCTGGATCTGGCCGCCGAACAGGTAGAGCTTTACCTCACCTGGGGCGAGCCTCCCGAGCAGGTGAAAGAAAAGATCGAACGTGTACGGGCCAAAGCCGCGGCACAAGGGCGTAGTGTACGGTTCGGCATCCGCCTGCACGTGATTGTACGTGAAACCAATGAAGAGGCGTGGCAAGCCGCTAATCGGCTGATCTCCCGGCTGGACGACGACACCATCGCCGAAGCGCAGGCATCGCTGAAACGTTTTGACTCCGTGGGCCAGCAACGCATGGTGGCGTTACATGGCGGTCGCCGTGACAAGCTGGAGATCAGCCCCAATTTGTGGGCCGGCATCGGTCTGGTACGTGGCGGTGCGGGGACGGCGTTGGTCGGCGACCCGCAGACGGTGGCGCAGCGCATTCAGGAATATGCCGATTTGGGTATCGATACCTTTGTGTTGTCAGGCTACCCGCATCTGGAAGAGGCCTATCGCGTAGGCGAATTGCTGTTCCCACATCTGGATGTCGCGGTACCCGAGGTGCCACAGCCACAACCGCTGCGCTCACAGGGTGAAATCGTCGGCAACGAGTTCGTCCCGCTGCTCAAAGCGGCACAAAGCTAA
- the ssuC gene encoding aliphatic sulfonate ABC transporter permease SsuC, whose product MLRILTPITTRLTPWLLPLLLVVLWQLASSAGWLSTRILPSPQAITHTFWRLIRSGELWQHLSISTWRALTGFAIGGTLGLVLGFITGLSRTGERLLDTSMQMLRNVPHLALIPLVILWFGIDESAKIFLVALGTLFPIYLNTYHGIRTIDSGLLEMARSYGLSGFRLFREVVLPGALPSIMVGVRFSLGLMWLTLIVAETISASSGIGYLAMNAREFLQTDVVVVAIILYALLGKLADIIALTLERLWLRWHPSWQRTEEHA is encoded by the coding sequence ATGCTGAGGATCCTGACACCGATCACCACACGCCTGACGCCCTGGTTGCTGCCGTTACTGCTGGTGGTGCTCTGGCAACTCGCTTCCAGCGCAGGCTGGCTTTCCACCCGCATTCTGCCGTCACCGCAGGCAATCACCCATACCTTCTGGCGGCTTATCCGCAGTGGCGAACTGTGGCAGCACCTTAGCATCAGCACCTGGCGTGCGCTGACCGGGTTTGCCATCGGCGGCACGCTGGGGCTGGTGTTGGGGTTTATTACCGGGTTATCCCGCACCGGTGAGCGCCTGCTGGATACGTCCATGCAAATGCTGCGCAATGTGCCGCATCTGGCACTGATCCCGCTGGTAATCCTGTGGTTTGGCATTGATGAGAGCGCCAAGATTTTTCTGGTGGCACTCGGCACTCTGTTCCCCATTTACCTCAACACCTACCACGGCATCCGCACCATCGACAGCGGCTTGTTGGAAATGGCACGCAGTTACGGGTTATCGGGCTTTCGGCTGTTCCGCGAAGTCGTGCTACCCGGCGCGCTACCGTCGATCATGGTCGGTGTGCGCTTTTCGCTCGGCTTGATGTGGCTGACGCTGATCGTGGCAGAAACGATATCTGCCAGTTCCGGCATCGGTTATCTGGCGATGAACGCGCGCGAGTTCCTGCAAACCGATGTGGTGGTGGTAGCGATTATTCTGTACGCCCTGCTGGGCAAACTGGCGGATATCATCGCCCTGACGCTGGAGCGCCTCTGGCTACGCTGGCACCCCAGTTGGCAACGAACGGAGGAACACGCATGA
- a CDS encoding sulfonate ABC transporter substrate-binding protein, with amino-acid sequence MLSSIKHAALTLLFTAAVSVSAFAHADDAPEQLRIGFQKGSVSLVLAKTHQLLEKQFPHTKISWIEFPAGPQMLEALNIGSIDIGSTGDIPPLFAQAAGADLVYIGVEPPKPKAEVILVRDDSPIKTVADLKGRKVAFQKGSSSHNLLLRNLQKAGLAFTDITPAYLTPADARAAFQQGNVDAWTIWDPYYSAALLQGGVRVLADGTDLNLTGSFYLASRHYADQYGPFLQQVLNTLTQADALTISQRAQSVTLLANAMGLPEAVISTYFDHRPITVIKPVDEHTLQAQQHTADLFYENHLIPTRLDVASRIWHAPVTP; translated from the coding sequence ATGCTATCCTCGATTAAGCACGCCGCCTTGACGCTGCTTTTTACCGCCGCTGTTAGCGTATCCGCTTTCGCCCATGCCGACGACGCTCCCGAACAATTGCGCATCGGCTTTCAGAAAGGTTCGGTCAGCCTGGTGCTGGCTAAAACCCACCAGTTGCTGGAAAAGCAATTCCCCCATACCAAAATTAGCTGGATTGAATTTCCCGCCGGGCCGCAAATGCTCGAAGCGCTAAACATCGGCAGTATTGATATTGGCAGTACCGGTGATATTCCGCCGCTGTTTGCCCAGGCAGCCGGTGCCGATCTGGTTTATATCGGCGTCGAACCGCCGAAGCCCAAAGCCGAGGTGATTCTGGTTCGGGACGACAGCCCCATCAAGACCGTTGCCGACCTGAAAGGCCGCAAAGTAGCGTTCCAGAAAGGCTCCAGCTCGCATAATCTGTTGCTGCGTAACCTGCAAAAAGCCGGTCTGGCCTTCACCGATATTACGCCCGCCTATCTGACACCGGCAGACGCCCGTGCCGCGTTCCAGCAAGGCAACGTCGATGCCTGGACTATCTGGGATCCCTACTATTCGGCAGCGCTGTTGCAAGGGGGAGTCCGCGTTCTGGCCGATGGTACGGACCTGAACCTGACCGGGTCGTTCTATCTGGCCTCACGCCATTATGCCGATCAATACGGTCCGTTCCTGCAACAGGTGCTCAACACCCTGACCCAGGCTGATGCCCTGACCATCAGCCAGCGGGCACAAAGTGTCACGCTACTGGCGAATGCCATGGGGCTGCCGGAAGCTGTCATCAGCACCTATTTCGATCACCGGCCTATTACGGTGATTAAGCCGGTGGATGAACACACCCTGCAGGCCCAGCAGCACACCGCCGATCTGTTTTACGAAAACCATCTGATCCCCACCCGACTGGATGTCGCCAGCCGCATCTGGCACGCGCCGGTCACCCCCTAA
- the pepN gene encoding aminopeptidase N: MSQQPQVKYRHDYRAPDYTITDIALDFDLHPQKTRVVAVSQVVLQGEKGAALKLNGEGLTLLSVQVDGQDWQAHRLLDDGLELTGVPEKFTLRIETEINPAANSALEGLYQSGDALCTQCEAEGFRHITYYLDRPDVLARFTTRITADKARYPYLLSNGNRVGQGEVENGRHWVEWQDPFPKPCYLFALVAGDFDVLRDTFVTRSGRDVALELFVDRGNLDRADWAMTSLKNAMKWDETRFGLEYDLDIYMIVAVDFFNMGAMENKGLNIFNSKFVLAKAETATDKDYLGIEAVIAHEYFHNWTGNRVTCRDWFQLSLKEGLTVFRDQEFSSDVGSRPANRIDNVRVMRGAQFAEDASPMSHPIRPDQVIEMNNFYTLTVYEKGSEVIRMMHTLLGEEKFQAGMRLYFDRHDGSAATCDDFVQAMEDASSVDLSQFRRWYSQSGTPVMTVRDDYDAATHQYHLHVSQMTPVGADKQAKLPLHIPLDIELYDSEGKVIPLRQKGQKLGSVLNVTEAEQTFVFDEVPCQPVPSLLREFSAPVKLNYPWSDEQLTFLMRHASNAFSRWDAAQSLLANYIRLNVARHQQKQPLSLPMHVVDAFRGVLLDDGLDPMLASQILSLPSENEMAELFEVIDPEAIAAVRQSLTQTLAQEMADELLAVYRANKLPSYRVDQQDMGKRALRNLCLHYLAFAEREQADKLVAVQFAQADNMTDSLAAMAASVAAQLPCRDGLLAAFDERWHQDGLVMDKWFVLQASSPASDVLHRVRDLLNHRSFSLNNPNRLRSLIGSFCAGNPSAFHAQDGSGYQFLTEMLTELNTRNPQVASRLIEPLIRLKRYDAARQALMRQALETLKGLENLSGDLFEKITKALDA; this comes from the coding sequence ATGAGTCAACAACCACAAGTCAAATACCGGCACGATTACCGTGCGCCGGACTACACCATTACCGACATTGCACTGGATTTTGATCTGCATCCGCAAAAGACCCGGGTGGTGGCCGTCAGTCAGGTCGTGTTGCAGGGAGAAAAGGGCGCGGCACTAAAACTGAATGGGGAAGGGCTAACCCTGCTGAGTGTCCAGGTCGATGGGCAAGACTGGCAGGCACATCGCTTACTGGACGACGGCCTGGAACTGACCGGCGTGCCGGAAAAATTCACCCTGCGGATTGAAACAGAGATTAACCCGGCGGCGAACAGTGCGCTGGAAGGGTTATATCAATCCGGTGACGCGCTGTGTACGCAGTGTGAGGCCGAAGGATTCCGCCACATTACCTATTATCTCGACCGGCCGGATGTTCTGGCGCGTTTCACTACTCGCATCACTGCCGACAAAGCCCGTTACCCGTACCTGCTTTCCAATGGTAACCGCGTTGGGCAGGGTGAAGTGGAGAACGGACGTCACTGGGTGGAATGGCAAGACCCGTTCCCGAAACCTTGTTACCTGTTTGCGCTGGTTGCCGGTGATTTTGACGTGCTGCGCGACACTTTTGTCACCCGTTCCGGCCGTGATGTCGCGCTGGAACTGTTTGTCGATCGCGGCAACCTCGATCGAGCCGACTGGGCGATGACCTCGCTGAAAAACGCCATGAAGTGGGATGAAACCCGTTTTGGGCTGGAATATGACCTCGACATTTATATGATCGTGGCGGTGGACTTCTTCAATATGGGGGCGATGGAAAATAAAGGGTTGAACATTTTCAACTCCAAGTTTGTGCTAGCCAAAGCCGAAACCGCCACCGACAAGGACTACCTCGGTATCGAGGCGGTGATAGCCCACGAGTATTTCCACAACTGGACCGGTAACCGCGTGACCTGCCGCGACTGGTTCCAGCTTAGCCTGAAAGAAGGGCTGACGGTGTTCCGCGATCAGGAGTTCAGCTCTGATGTCGGTTCCCGCCCGGCTAACCGTATCGATAACGTACGGGTGATGCGCGGTGCACAGTTTGCTGAAGATGCCAGCCCGATGTCCCACCCGATTCGCCCGGATCAGGTTATCGAAATGAATAACTTCTATACCCTGACGGTGTATGAAAAAGGGTCGGAAGTGATTCGTATGATGCACACGCTGCTGGGCGAAGAGAAATTCCAGGCGGGGATGCGGCTCTATTTTGATCGTCATGACGGCAGCGCGGCGACCTGTGATGACTTTGTGCAGGCGATGGAGGACGCTTCCAGTGTCGATCTGTCGCAATTCCGTCGCTGGTATAGCCAGTCTGGTACGCCGGTGATGACAGTACGCGACGACTATGACGCAGCAACCCACCAGTACCACCTGCATGTTAGCCAGATGACGCCTGTCGGTGCCGATAAACAAGCCAAGCTGCCGCTGCATATCCCGCTGGATATTGAACTGTACGATAGCGAAGGGAAGGTTATCCCGCTGCGTCAGAAAGGCCAGAAACTGGGCTCGGTACTGAACGTCACCGAAGCTGAGCAAACGTTCGTGTTTGATGAGGTTCCTTGTCAGCCGGTACCGTCGTTGCTGCGTGAATTCTCCGCGCCGGTCAAACTGAACTATCCGTGGAGCGATGAACAACTGACGTTCCTGATGCGTCATGCCAGCAATGCCTTTTCCCGTTGGGATGCCGCTCAGAGCCTGCTGGCGAACTATATTCGCCTGAATGTAGCGCGCCATCAGCAAAAACAACCGCTATCGTTACCGATGCATGTGGTAGACGCATTTCGCGGTGTGCTGTTGGATGACGGTCTGGACCCGATGCTGGCGTCGCAGATTCTGTCGCTGCCGAGCGAAAACGAAATGGCGGAACTGTTTGAGGTTATCGACCCGGAAGCTATCGCTGCAGTGCGTCAGTCACTGACACAGACGCTGGCGCAGGAAATGGCGGACGAATTGCTGGCGGTATACCGTGCCAATAAACTGCCTTCTTACCGTGTTGATCAACAGGACATGGGTAAACGCGCCCTGCGCAACTTGTGCTTGCACTATCTGGCGTTTGCCGAAAGAGAACAGGCTGACAAGCTGGTGGCGGTGCAATTTGCGCAGGCGGACAACATGACGGATTCGCTGGCGGCGATGGCGGCCTCGGTAGCGGCGCAGTTGCCGTGCCGGGACGGTTTGCTGGCGGCGTTTGACGAACGCTGGCATCAGGATGGTCTGGTGATGGACAAATGGTTTGTTCTGCAAGCCAGCAGCCCGGCCAGTGACGTGCTACACCGGGTTCGTGACTTACTCAACCATCGCTCCTTCAGCCTGAACAACCCGAACCGGCTGCGCTCGCTGATAGGATCGTTCTGTGCGGGCAACCCATCGGCGTTCCACGCTCAAGACGGCAGTGGCTATCAGTTCCTCACTGAGATGCTCACCGAGCTGAACACCCGCAACCCGCAGGTGGCGTCACGTCTGATTGAACCGCTGATTCGCCTCAAACGTTACGATGCGGCCCGTCAGGCGCTGATGCGTCAGGCGCTGGAAACCCTCAAAGGGCTGGAAAACCTGTCGGGCGATCTGTTTGAGAAGATAACTAAAGCGCTGGACGCGTAA
- the ssuB gene encoding aliphatic sulfonates ABC transporter ATP-binding protein: MTFTPTPPARLNVGTPLLINGVTKRYGQRTILHDVHLHIPSGQFVAVVGRSGCGKSTLLRLLAGLEHASQGELLAGRAPLHQARDDIRLMFQEARLLPWKRVIDNVGLGLRGDWRPDAHQALEAVGLSTRAADWPTALSGGQKQRVALARALIHHPGLLLLDEPLGALDALTRIEMQGLIESLWLQQGFTVVLVTHDVSEAVSLADRVILIEDGQVGLDIMVDLPRPRRRGSARLAELEAQVLERILTPAAREPLYPSQAHA; encoded by the coding sequence ATGACATTCACCCCTACTCCACCCGCGCGCCTGAACGTCGGTACGCCACTGTTGATTAACGGTGTGACCAAACGCTATGGCCAGCGCACCATCTTACATGACGTGCATCTGCATATTCCGTCCGGCCAGTTCGTGGCGGTAGTCGGTCGCAGTGGCTGCGGTAAAAGTACCCTGCTGCGGCTGCTGGCCGGTCTGGAACACGCCAGCCAGGGTGAACTGTTGGCCGGTCGTGCCCCGCTACATCAGGCTCGCGATGATATCCGGTTGATGTTTCAGGAAGCCCGCCTGCTGCCATGGAAACGGGTGATCGATAATGTCGGGTTAGGGTTGCGCGGTGACTGGCGTCCTGACGCGCATCAGGCACTGGAGGCTGTCGGATTATCGACACGGGCCGCTGACTGGCCAACGGCACTCTCCGGTGGCCAAAAGCAGCGAGTGGCACTGGCGCGGGCGCTGATCCACCATCCCGGCCTGTTATTGCTGGACGAACCACTGGGCGCACTCGACGCGCTGACCCGTATCGAGATGCAAGGGCTGATTGAATCATTGTGGCTACAACAAGGGTTCACCGTAGTGCTGGTGACGCATGACGTCAGCGAGGCGGTGAGCCTCGCCGACCGGGTTATCCTGATAGAAGACGGTCAGGTCGGGCTGGATATCATGGTTGACCTGCCGCGCCCACGCCGTCGCGGCTCCGCCCGGCTGGCAGAGCTGGAAGCACAAGTGCTGGAGCGGATTTTAACGCCTGCTGCTCGCGAGCCCCTCTACCCTTCACAGGCGCACGCCTGA
- the pyrD gene encoding quinone-dependent dihydroorotate dehydrogenase, with the protein MYPLIRKALFQLDPEQAHEFTLHQLRRITHTPFEWLVRQSVPTKPVTCMGLSFRNPLGLAAGLDKDGECIDALGAMGFGFIEVGTVTPRPQPGNDKPRLFRVVEAEGLINRMGFNNRGVDNLVENVKQSRFGGVLGINIGKNKDTPVEQGKEDYLICMDKVYSHAGYIAINISSPNTPGLRTLQYGDALDDLLQAVKNKQTELHARYQKYVPVAVKIAPDLCEEELIQIADSLVRHNIDGVIATNTTLDRQLIQGLNHCGQTGGLSGRPLQLRSTEVIRRLSQELQGRLPIIGVGGIDSVVAAREKLAAGATLVQIYSGFIYRGPRLIKDIVTHI; encoded by the coding sequence ATGTATCCCCTCATTCGTAAAGCGTTATTCCAGCTCGACCCCGAACAGGCGCACGAGTTTACCCTGCATCAGTTGCGCCGTATCACCCACACCCCCTTTGAATGGCTGGTTCGTCAGTCAGTCCCTACCAAGCCGGTAACCTGCATGGGGCTGTCGTTTCGCAACCCGCTTGGGTTGGCCGCCGGGCTGGATAAAGACGGCGAGTGCATTGATGCGCTCGGCGCGATGGGGTTCGGCTTTATCGAAGTCGGCACCGTGACACCGCGTCCGCAACCGGGTAATGACAAGCCGCGCCTGTTTCGGGTGGTGGAGGCCGAAGGGCTTATCAACCGCATGGGGTTCAATAACCGTGGGGTCGATAATCTGGTGGAAAATGTCAAACAGTCGCGTTTTGGTGGCGTGTTGGGCATTAATATCGGCAAAAATAAAGACACGCCGGTAGAGCAGGGAAAAGAGGATTATCTGATCTGCATGGATAAGGTCTATTCCCATGCCGGTTATATCGCCATCAACATTTCCTCTCCCAATACACCGGGATTACGCACGCTCCAATATGGTGATGCGCTGGATGATTTGTTACAGGCTGTGAAAAATAAACAGACCGAGCTGCATGCCCGTTACCAAAAATATGTGCCGGTCGCGGTAAAAATTGCGCCAGATCTTTGTGAAGAAGAATTGATCCAAATTGCCGACAGTCTGGTGCGCCATAATATCGATGGTGTGATAGCCACCAATACCACGCTCGACAGACAATTGATTCAGGGATTGAACCATTGTGGTCAAACGGGTGGATTAAGTGGTCGACCGTTGCAACTGCGCAGCACCGAAGTCATTCGTCGGTTATCGCAGGAATTGCAGGGCCGATTGCCGATTATTGGCGTTGGGGGAATTGATTCTGTGGTCGCAGCCAGAGAAAAATTAGCGGCCGGGGCGACGCTGGTTCAGATTTATAGCGGATTTATTTATCGTGGACCGCGCCTGATTAAAGATATTGTTACCCACATCTGA
- a CDS encoding YcbX family protein has product MIVLSRLFVHPVKSMRGLQLSQAMVSPSGLAFDRMLMITEPDGTFITARQFPQLVLFTPVLTHEGVFLSAPDGQTCLVRVDDFAPDTAPTEVWGNHFQARIAPDAINQWLSGYLQRPVQLRWQGPALSRRVKRHPDIPLGFADGYPFLLVNDASFNDVRHRCGAGIRIEQFRPNLVVSGAEAFAEDGWQTLRIGEVMFDVAKPCSRCVLTTVSPERGRKHPAGEPLATLQQYRTAENGDVDFGLNLIARNSGIIRAGDSVEVLSTKPPRPYGAGAVTESLTPPPSAAKPVQITYQGTEFTGNNQQILLEQLEQQGIRVPYSCRAGLCGCCRLTLNDGNVSPLKASARGEDGTILACSCIPVGDITLT; this is encoded by the coding sequence GTGATTGTGTTAAGTCGGCTTTTTGTTCATCCGGTTAAATCCATGCGTGGTCTGCAATTGTCACAGGCGATGGTCAGCCCCAGCGGCCTGGCGTTTGACCGCATGTTGATGATCACCGAGCCCGATGGCACCTTCATTACTGCCCGCCAGTTTCCACAACTGGTGCTATTCACACCGGTGCTGACGCACGAGGGGGTTTTCCTGTCCGCACCGGATGGACAGACTTGTCTGGTGCGCGTTGACGATTTCGCCCCTGACACCGCGCCGACAGAAGTCTGGGGTAATCATTTTCAGGCCCGGATCGCCCCCGACGCCATCAACCAGTGGCTGAGCGGTTATCTGCAACGACCGGTACAACTGCGCTGGCAAGGGCCAGCGCTGTCACGCCGAGTCAAACGCCACCCGGATATCCCGCTGGGATTTGCCGACGGTTATCCCTTCCTGCTTGTCAACGACGCATCGTTTAACGATGTACGCCACCGTTGCGGTGCCGGTATCCGCATTGAGCAATTCCGCCCTAATCTGGTGGTCAGTGGTGCAGAAGCGTTCGCTGAAGACGGTTGGCAGACCCTGCGTATCGGCGAAGTGATGTTTGATGTGGCAAAACCCTGTAGCCGCTGTGTGCTGACCACCGTGAGTCCGGAACGTGGACGCAAACATCCGGCAGGCGAGCCGCTGGCAACGCTGCAACAATACCGAACGGCGGAAAACGGCGATGTCGATTTTGGCCTCAATCTTATCGCCCGCAATAGCGGTATCATTCGTGCAGGCGACAGCGTCGAAGTACTGTCGACTAAACCTCCCCGGCCTTATGGGGCTGGTGCCGTCACAGAAAGCCTGACGCCGCCGCCCAGCGCCGCCAAACCGGTACAAATTACCTATCAAGGGACAGAGTTCACCGGCAACAACCAGCAAATTCTATTGGAACAGCTGGAACAACAAGGAATACGCGTTCCTTATTCATGTCGGGCCGGGTTGTGCGGTTGCTGCCGACTGACACTCAACGACGGCAACGTGTCGCCGCTGAAAGCCAGCGCGCGAGGAGAGGACGGAACCATACTGGCGTGCAGTTGCATTCCGGTTGGGGATATTACGTTAACCTGA